In Paralcaligenes sp. KSB-10, the following are encoded in one genomic region:
- a CDS encoding oxaloacetate decarboxylase, producing the protein MTEPGNKRIARTTQLRQILAAGGPGIVPGATDCFTARLIEQAGFPVVYVTGGGTANAYLGAPDIGLVTLNELASQVERIADAVSVPVIADCDTGFGGVANVRRTVRAYERAGAAGLHIEDQLFPKRCGHFDGKSVVPAREMEYRLQAALDARTDPDFLIIARTDARAVEGFDAALERARRYLQLGADAIFFEQPRSVDELQRVGEAFRGTVLVANMVERSKTPLLPADQLLGMGFQIILYANAALYLGAYAIRRGLAVLRSAGTTESLLDVMMTFGERQALIGLDRADAYERSLVERVDRLSS; encoded by the coding sequence ATGACAGAGCCCGGCAACAAGCGCATTGCGCGCACTACGCAGTTACGCCAGATTCTGGCGGCCGGTGGCCCCGGTATCGTACCGGGTGCAACCGATTGTTTCACCGCGCGGCTGATCGAGCAGGCTGGCTTCCCCGTGGTGTATGTGACCGGCGGTGGCACGGCAAATGCCTATCTCGGAGCGCCCGACATAGGGCTCGTGACCTTGAACGAGCTGGCGAGCCAGGTCGAGCGCATCGCCGACGCGGTTTCGGTTCCGGTCATTGCCGACTGCGATACCGGTTTTGGCGGCGTGGCGAACGTCCGGCGTACTGTACGCGCATACGAGCGCGCAGGCGCGGCGGGACTCCATATTGAGGACCAGCTGTTTCCCAAGCGTTGTGGCCATTTCGATGGAAAATCGGTGGTGCCGGCGCGCGAGATGGAGTATCGGCTGCAAGCCGCCCTCGATGCGCGCACCGATCCGGATTTCCTGATTATCGCGCGCACCGATGCGAGGGCGGTTGAGGGGTTCGATGCCGCCCTGGAGCGCGCTCGACGGTACCTGCAGCTTGGTGCGGATGCCATATTTTTCGAGCAACCGCGCAGTGTCGATGAATTGCAGCGGGTCGGCGAAGCATTTCGGGGGACGGTATTGGTTGCCAATATGGTCGAACGCAGCAAGACCCCGCTATTGCCCGCGGACCAGTTGCTCGGCATGGGTTTCCAAATCATCTTGTATGCCAACGCCGCGCTCTATCTTGGAGCCTACGCGATCCGACGCGGTCTGGCAGTGCTGCGCTCGGCCGGCACTACAGAGAGCCTGCTCGACGTTATGATGACGTTCGGTGAGCGACAGGCGCTGATCGGGCTAGATCGGGCGGACGCCTATGAGCGCAGCCTGGTCGAACGTGTCGATAGGCTGTCGTCATGA
- a CDS encoding amidohydrolase: MPPGAVDTHAHVMRSDAELVAERHSAPTRDVTLDDFVQVLDNHKVSFGVLTAPSFYGTDNTLLLDAIARSEGRLRGTVIVDPSISADALSRMRAAGVSGIRLNWIRRKAIPDTSSPEYQHLFGLASDLGLHVELFIEGDLLPLILRDIARSKAKIVIDHFGCPNPDKGVNSPGFTCLLDAVSAGNTWVKLSAPYRCGGADPQGYVDALLAAGGGERLVWASDWPWVSHENTVTYAQCIDLLWQWVPDSRIRHRILVDTAQQLFGF, encoded by the coding sequence TTGCCGCCCGGCGCGGTGGATACCCATGCCCATGTGATGCGCAGCGATGCCGAGCTGGTCGCCGAACGACATTCGGCGCCGACGCGCGACGTCACGCTCGACGATTTTGTTCAGGTGCTCGACAACCATAAGGTCAGCTTCGGCGTGCTGACGGCACCGAGCTTTTACGGCACTGACAATACGCTATTACTCGACGCGATCGCACGATCGGAGGGTCGTTTGCGCGGCACGGTCATTGTCGATCCATCCATCTCCGCCGATGCGCTCAGCCGGATGCGGGCCGCAGGTGTCTCCGGCATTCGTCTCAACTGGATCCGGCGCAAGGCAATTCCCGATACGTCGAGCCCTGAATATCAGCATTTATTTGGATTGGCCAGCGATCTGGGCTTGCACGTGGAGCTGTTTATCGAAGGCGACCTGCTACCGCTTATCCTGCGAGACATTGCCCGCAGCAAGGCGAAGATCGTCATCGATCATTTCGGCTGCCCCAACCCCGATAAAGGCGTGAACAGTCCAGGCTTTACCTGCCTGCTGGACGCCGTCAGCGCCGGCAACACGTGGGTGAAACTGTCCGCACCCTATCGCTGCGGAGGGGCCGACCCGCAAGGGTATGTCGACGCACTGCTCGCCGCCGGCGGCGGTGAACGGCTGGTATGGGCCAGCGACTGGCCATGGGTGAGCCACGAAAATACGGTAACTTATGCGCAATGCATCGATTTGCTGTGGCAATGGGTACCCGATTCGCGCATCCGCCATCGCATCCTCGTCGACACAGCGCAGCAGTTGTTCGGGTTCTAG
- a CDS encoding oxaloacetate decarboxylase gives MKKTERLRKLINAPEILALPAVHDGFSTRIVEHSGFASAFITGSGVSESRLGQPDVGIMGMEENVAAARAIVACSNLILIADGDTGYGNAINAFHTLRAFEQAGVAGLMLEDQVWPKRCGHMKGKEVIPLDEMVEKIHAAAEARVDPDFVIKSRTDSLATHGIDEAIKRLNAYADAGADLLFADALITREQISLVAKNVSKPLCVNMGFGIRQRSTTPLLSAAQLEELGVSVVIFPRMLTACALMGMKRGLELLQQSLSTGEVVDRPDALVSFEELNEIMGMAQIKSLEERYLTPSQKATKYKGQTAGPVK, from the coding sequence ATGAAAAAGACAGAGCGGCTTCGCAAGCTTATCAATGCGCCGGAAATCCTGGCTCTCCCCGCGGTACACGACGGATTCAGCACGCGCATCGTCGAGCACAGCGGCTTTGCGTCGGCGTTCATCACCGGCAGCGGCGTCAGCGAGTCGCGGCTCGGCCAGCCCGATGTAGGCATTATGGGAATGGAAGAAAACGTGGCCGCGGCAAGGGCTATTGTGGCGTGTTCAAACCTGATTCTGATTGCCGACGGCGACACTGGCTACGGCAATGCCATCAATGCCTTTCATACGCTTCGCGCATTCGAGCAGGCCGGTGTCGCCGGACTGATGCTCGAAGACCAGGTTTGGCCGAAACGCTGCGGACACATGAAAGGCAAAGAGGTCATCCCACTTGATGAAATGGTCGAAAAAATCCATGCCGCGGCCGAAGCGCGCGTCGATCCGGATTTTGTAATCAAGTCGCGCACCGATTCGCTGGCCACGCACGGCATCGACGAAGCCATCAAACGCTTGAACGCCTATGCAGACGCCGGCGCCGACCTGCTGTTCGCCGATGCGCTCATAACCCGTGAGCAGATTTCGCTGGTGGCAAAGAACGTCTCGAAACCACTATGCGTAAACATGGGTTTCGGCATACGCCAACGTTCCACCACGCCCTTGCTATCGGCGGCGCAATTGGAGGAGCTTGGCGTATCCGTCGTGATTTTCCCACGGATGCTGACTGCCTGCGCACTGATGGGAATGAAACGAGGGCTGGAATTGCTGCAACAGTCGCTCAGCACCGGCGAGGTGGTCGATCGCCCCGACGCGCTGGTTTCGTTCGAAGAGTTGAACGAGATCATGGGGATGGCTCAGATCAAATCTCTTGAGGAACGGTACCTCACGCCATCGCAGAAAGCAACGAAGTATAAAGGCCAGACGGCCGGGCCGGTCAAGTGA
- a CDS encoding DMT family transporter — translation MNSIGTQLLLIGTMAVWGLNISAIKVLTDYFDPMVIACFRMVLAAAVIDMSLVWSRRPVKLLRISAGQWLRFVLCAAFLVYGNQVFFTSGMHAASATNSSLIMALSPLVASALAALVFRESLTGIRLLGIALGFGGVFAVVFGSQDAALSGPGRGDLQVFCSMLSFVVGGMLIQTLARQFNALVITSIVYTLGAALLCLHLFVSGTAGLGLSVLLAPGAWPWLLMVFSGIIATAMCNVLWNRAIAELGVARTSLYQYWIPVFGVGFAMLLLGEPFTVWHGVGLLGILLGTYLGTRRPVALAARARA, via the coding sequence ATGAATTCGATCGGAACGCAGTTGCTGTTGATTGGCACCATGGCCGTCTGGGGTTTGAATATTTCCGCCATCAAGGTATTGACCGATTACTTCGATCCTATGGTCATTGCCTGCTTCCGCATGGTGCTGGCCGCGGCAGTCATCGACATGAGCCTGGTCTGGTCGCGCCGGCCCGTGAAATTGTTGCGCATATCGGCCGGCCAGTGGCTGCGTTTCGTTCTGTGCGCCGCCTTCCTGGTCTATGGCAACCAGGTCTTCTTTACATCGGGAATGCATGCCGCCAGTGCCACCAATTCGTCGCTGATCATGGCTTTGAGTCCGCTTGTGGCGTCTGCCCTGGCCGCCCTGGTCTTTCGGGAATCCCTGACCGGCATCCGGCTGCTTGGCATCGCCCTGGGTTTCGGCGGCGTGTTCGCCGTGGTGTTCGGCAGCCAGGATGCGGCGCTGTCGGGGCCCGGCCGGGGCGACCTCCAGGTCTTCTGCTCCATGTTGAGCTTCGTCGTGGGCGGCATGCTTATCCAGACGCTGGCGCGGCAATTCAATGCGCTTGTCATTACCAGCATCGTCTACACGCTAGGGGCGGCTCTGCTTTGCCTGCATCTGTTCGTGTCGGGCACGGCCGGCCTCGGCCTGTCGGTATTGTTGGCGCCGGGAGCGTGGCCCTGGCTCCTGATGGTGTTTTCGGGAATCATCGCCACCGCCATGTGCAATGTCTTGTGGAATCGGGCAATCGCCGAACTGGGCGTTGCGCGTACGTCGCTGTACCAATACTGGATTCCCGTTTTCGGCGTGGGATTTGCCATGCTGTTGCTGGGCGAGCCGTTTACCGTGTGGCATGGCGTCGGTTTGCTGGGTATTTTGCTGGGCACCTATCTGGGCACCCGGCGCCCTGTGGCCTTGGCGGCAAGAGCCCGGGCATGA
- a CDS encoding type II toxin-antitoxin system VapC family toxin translates to MILVDTSVWIDHLRKSDGELQTLLNAGQVLAHPFVIGELALGNLRQRDVVLDALQGLPQVSVATEEEVLRFIGQKTLYGIGIGYIDAHLLAALRLSPGSRLWTRDRRLLAAATRLGLSIRRAH, encoded by the coding sequence GTGATTCTGGTCGATACATCAGTCTGGATCGATCATCTGCGAAAAAGTGATGGTGAACTACAAACGCTTTTGAACGCCGGCCAGGTACTCGCCCATCCCTTCGTGATCGGGGAATTGGCCTTGGGTAATCTGCGACAGCGCGATGTAGTTCTTGATGCCTTGCAAGGCTTGCCGCAAGTATCCGTGGCCACCGAAGAGGAAGTATTGCGCTTTATCGGCCAAAAAACGCTGTATGGAATTGGCATTGGCTACATTGACGCCCATCTGTTAGCAGCCCTGCGGCTTTCACCCGGTTCAAGGCTGTGGACGCGGGACAGGCGCCTGCTTGCCGCGGCAACGCGCCTGGGTTTGTCCATCAGACGAGCCCATTGA
- a CDS encoding type II toxin-antitoxin system VapB family antitoxin gives MRTTLALDDELLEKAQALTGTIEKTALVREALKALIQRESAKRLALLGGSEPLLDNVPRRQSEPA, from the coding sequence ATGCGCACCACTCTTGCTCTGGATGATGAATTATTGGAAAAAGCCCAGGCTTTAACAGGCACGATAGAAAAGACGGCTTTGGTGCGCGAGGCACTCAAGGCCTTAATCCAGCGTGAAAGCGCCAAACGATTGGCCTTGTTGGGCGGGTCGGAGCCATTGCTCGATAACGTACCGCGACGTCAATCGGAGCCGGCGTGA
- a CDS encoding DUF748 domain-containing protein, which translates to MRLRMPVPKLSRRAGKILAGAVLTLLVLAGLAAWLMPKVVHNALTQDVSQVLGREVTVGKITFNPFTLALRARGITIGQPGATPLLQIGEVDLRVAWRSIVMFAPVIDRIHIDQPKFTLVRQDATHFNFSDIVDRIVRMSADKPTGSKPAKTGLPRFSLNNMSLTRGVISLDDHVTGRQQVIDQLTLGIPFISSFGYATHIDVQPKVHMSINGSPFDLTGTARPFDKIPVSTLNVVFTGLGLAKWADFWPLPLPVKVKHALLDSKLQVLFEQPPDAAPHIRVQGGLALRQLDVSEASGAPLLAWDDLQVGDIDIDPSTRAASIGTVALTKPRVEMHRDARQWNWQRVAEGFAKLSGSSAPATSSPAKAATTSASGTPVADTVPAVPVSAAPAAPSAWKISVDDVKLNAGEVHLRDDPIGLDYPLGGVTGEARHIAMPQTAGQPMALQLSVANVPGGGSLQIHAPVVLQPLSVNAQIQLSDLALAPFAAAIRHVAPLTVRDGRLNLEGKVNVANSRIEARDVKLGLRKLEARDETVKPGVNLSIGSLMLEADRLAPDATPTTFALQADGIQKRGTLALKGVLVAQPLSVKTSVNLANFDVASLAPYIASSLNATVRSVLLGARGSAEFAAAHSGKPMSVDWRGGAQVHDLDLKDRVNKADFLNWKRLDLSNMHVSMAGPKLSLGLGDIVLDDFYGNILLNNQAHLNVTDIMVSKGNAAGSITQDTQTRRSDTAKKGQAGPEEPKARAAKKSVARPEPRRTGGEPDISISSVRLERGRMTFNDHFVRPNYRAELSSIHGTLTAVSSVKPAPAKVSVTGRVYSTAPFSVSGTVQPFSRHLALDIKASAKGVDLPRFTTYSSKYVGYAIQRGKLTVDLQYQIKNRALQASNKVQLNQLTFGKPSNSPDALKLPVLLAVALLKDSNGNIDIDLPIAGSLDDPQFSVGGIVVRVIMNTLVKVVSSPFKLLASAFGGSQEDLSYIDFAPGSAALDDKAKSSIETLAKALTDRPALKMDIIGHADPKSDETGLRQAWLDDQLRKAKGTASRGRTPDPKGVALTDADRAKYLEKVYRDTNIKGKPRNFVGMAKSQPPDQMKAMLLAVAPLGRQALHNLAEARAQAVYEQLQETAQNLTSRVFIVAPKLDAKDAKDGEATRVEFALH; encoded by the coding sequence ATGCGTTTGCGGATGCCAGTGCCGAAACTCAGCCGACGGGCAGGCAAGATACTGGCTGGCGCGGTGTTGACGCTGCTCGTCCTGGCCGGCTTGGCTGCCTGGCTGATGCCCAAGGTGGTACACAATGCGCTGACCCAGGATGTCTCCCAGGTGCTGGGCCGCGAAGTGACGGTGGGCAAGATCACATTCAACCCTTTCACACTCGCGCTGCGAGCGAGGGGCATCACCATAGGCCAGCCCGGGGCGACGCCACTGCTGCAAATCGGCGAAGTCGACCTCCGCGTGGCCTGGCGGTCAATCGTGATGTTCGCGCCGGTCATCGACAGAATCCATATCGATCAGCCTAAATTCACGCTGGTACGGCAGGACGCCACGCATTTCAATTTTTCCGACATTGTCGACCGGATTGTCAGGATGTCGGCCGACAAACCCACCGGATCCAAGCCGGCCAAGACCGGGCTGCCGCGCTTCTCCTTGAACAATATGTCGCTGACCCGCGGCGTCATCAGCCTGGACGACCATGTCACAGGCCGCCAGCAGGTGATCGATCAGCTCACGCTGGGCATACCCTTCATCTCGTCGTTCGGCTACGCCACGCACATCGACGTGCAGCCCAAGGTGCACATGAGCATCAACGGCAGCCCATTCGACCTGACCGGGACGGCACGGCCTTTCGACAAAATTCCCGTGTCCACGCTGAACGTGGTGTTCACGGGGCTGGGACTCGCGAAGTGGGCGGATTTCTGGCCCTTGCCCCTGCCTGTCAAGGTCAAGCATGCCTTGCTCGACTCCAAGCTGCAGGTACTGTTCGAACAGCCTCCCGACGCTGCGCCGCACATTCGCGTACAGGGTGGCCTGGCGCTGCGCCAGCTCGACGTGAGCGAGGCATCGGGTGCGCCGCTGTTGGCCTGGGACGACTTGCAGGTCGGAGACATCGACATCGATCCGAGCACACGGGCCGCCTCCATCGGGACAGTGGCCCTGACAAAACCGCGCGTGGAAATGCACCGCGATGCCAGACAATGGAACTGGCAGCGCGTGGCCGAGGGCTTCGCCAAGCTGAGTGGCTCGTCCGCGCCCGCCACTTCATCACCAGCCAAAGCGGCCACCACATCCGCGTCGGGCACACCCGTGGCTGACACGGTACCCGCCGTGCCGGTCAGCGCCGCGCCTGCCGCACCATCGGCCTGGAAGATCTCCGTCGATGACGTCAAGCTCAATGCCGGCGAAGTACATCTACGCGACGACCCGATCGGCCTGGACTATCCGCTGGGCGGCGTGACCGGCGAGGCCAGGCACATCGCCATGCCGCAAACGGCGGGGCAGCCCATGGCCCTGCAACTGAGCGTGGCCAATGTTCCGGGCGGCGGCTCGCTGCAGATCCACGCACCCGTGGTGCTGCAGCCGCTCTCGGTGAACGCACAAATCCAGTTAAGCGATCTGGCCCTGGCGCCTTTCGCGGCGGCGATACGCCATGTCGCGCCCCTTACCGTGCGCGACGGTCGGCTGAACCTCGAAGGCAAGGTCAATGTGGCGAATTCGCGGATCGAAGCGCGAGACGTGAAGCTCGGTCTGCGCAAGCTCGAGGCGCGCGACGAGACCGTCAAGCCCGGCGTGAACCTGTCCATCGGCTCACTGATGCTGGAAGCCGACCGGCTGGCCCCCGACGCCACACCGACGACATTCGCCTTGCAGGCCGACGGCATTCAGAAACGTGGCACGCTGGCTCTCAAAGGGGTCCTCGTGGCGCAACCGCTGTCGGTAAAGACTTCGGTCAATCTGGCCAATTTCGACGTGGCGTCCCTGGCTCCGTATATCGCTTCCAGCCTGAATGCCACCGTGCGCAGCGTGTTGCTGGGCGCGCGTGGGAGCGCCGAATTCGCCGCGGCGCACAGTGGAAAGCCCATGAGTGTGGACTGGCGCGGCGGCGCGCAAGTCCACGATCTCGACCTCAAAGACCGCGTCAACAAGGCCGACTTCCTCAACTGGAAGCGCCTGGACCTGAGCAACATGCATGTCTCGATGGCGGGGCCGAAGCTCAGCCTGGGCCTGGGCGACATTGTTCTGGACGACTTCTACGGCAACATTCTGCTCAATAATCAGGCGCACCTGAATGTCACGGACATCATGGTCAGCAAGGGCAACGCCGCGGGCTCCATCACGCAGGATACGCAGACACGCCGCAGCGACACCGCCAAGAAAGGGCAGGCCGGGCCTGAAGAACCCAAGGCCAGGGCGGCGAAAAAATCAGTGGCAAGGCCAGAGCCCAGGCGTACCGGCGGTGAACCGGACATCTCGATCAGCAGCGTCAGACTCGAGCGCGGCCGCATGACGTTCAATGATCATTTCGTACGGCCCAATTACCGTGCCGAACTGTCGTCCATTCACGGCACGCTCACAGCCGTGTCTTCGGTCAAGCCGGCACCGGCCAAGGTCAGCGTCACAGGCCGCGTCTATAGCACGGCGCCCTTCTCGGTATCAGGCACGGTGCAACCTTTCTCGCGACATCTGGCGCTGGATATCAAGGCCTCCGCCAAGGGCGTGGACCTACCCAGATTCACGACGTATTCGTCCAAATACGTGGGCTATGCCATCCAGCGCGGCAAGCTCACCGTTGATCTGCAATACCAGATCAAGAACCGTGCATTGCAGGCCAGCAACAAGGTGCAGCTCAACCAGCTCACCTTTGGCAAACCCTCCAACAGCCCGGACGCGCTCAAGCTGCCGGTGCTGCTGGCGGTCGCGCTGCTGAAGGATTCCAACGGAAACATCGACATCGACCTGCCGATCGCCGGCTCGCTGGACGATCCGCAGTTCTCGGTGGGTGGCATCGTCGTGCGGGTGATAATGAACACGCTGGTCAAGGTGGTGTCGTCGCCCTTCAAGCTGTTGGCCTCCGCCTTTGGCGGCAGCCAGGAAGACCTGTCATACATCGACTTCGCACCGGGTAGCGCCGCGCTGGACGACAAGGCAAAGTCCAGCATCGAGACTCTTGCCAAGGCGCTCACCGACCGCCCGGCACTGAAGATGGACATCATCGGCCACGCCGATCCGAAATCCGACGAGACTGGACTGCGCCAGGCCTGGCTGGACGACCAACTGCGCAAGGCCAAGGGCACCGCCAGCCGAGGGCGAACGCCTGATCCCAAGGGTGTTGCGTTGACCGATGCCGACCGCGCCAAGTATCTGGAAAAGGTCTACCGCGATACCAACATCAAGGGCAAGCCACGCAATTTCGTCGGCATGGCCAAGTCGCAGCCCCCCGATCAGATGAAGGCCATGCTGCTCGCGGTTGCCCCCCTGGGCAGGCAGGCCCTGCACAACCTTGCCGAGGCGAGGGCTCAGGCCGTGTATGAGCAGTTGCAGGAGACCGCGCAGAATCTGACCAGCCGAGTCTTCATCGTGGCCCCCAAGCTCGATGCGAAAGACGCAAAGGACGGCGAGGCAACGCGTGTGGAGTTCGCCTTGCACTGA
- the hemA gene encoding glutamyl-tRNA reductase, whose product MSVDVLTFGLNHVSAPVAVRERVSMPLDLLKPALDGLRSAFGASVKEAAILSTCNRTEIYCAAEPHVSEQLPAWMAEFNRLEAGSLRPHLYQYQQNEAVRHAFRVASGLDSMVLGEPQILGQMKEAVRAANEAGALGTMLHQLFQRTFSVAKEVRSQTAIGAESVSMAAAAVRLAERVFGDLSQASVLFIGAGEMIELCATHFAALKPKHVVVANRTLERADLLASRFTAKTMRLADIPDKLADFDVIVSCTASSLPILGLGMVERATRLRRHRPMVMVDLAVPRDIEAEVGRLADVYLYSVDDLGRMVQSGTDARRAAVVQAEAIIETRVQNFMHWLQNREIVPAIIDLHQAADQVRLAELDRARRMLARGESPELVLEQLAYGLTQKYLHGPLAALNQSEAGDEREQLLALLPRLLPDTNRRR is encoded by the coding sequence ATGTCTGTTGATGTCCTAACCTTCGGCCTGAATCATGTCTCCGCCCCGGTGGCGGTGCGTGAGCGTGTCTCGATGCCGCTTGATCTGCTCAAGCCGGCGCTGGATGGCTTGCGCTCGGCGTTCGGGGCTTCGGTCAAGGAAGCGGCCATTCTATCGACCTGTAATCGCACCGAAATCTACTGCGCGGCGGAGCCGCACGTCTCCGAGCAGTTGCCGGCCTGGATGGCGGAGTTCAATCGCCTCGAAGCGGGCAGTTTACGGCCTCATTTGTACCAGTATCAGCAAAACGAAGCCGTGCGCCACGCCTTTCGCGTGGCCAGTGGGCTCGATTCGATGGTGTTGGGCGAGCCGCAGATCCTGGGCCAGATGAAAGAGGCGGTGCGTGCCGCCAATGAGGCCGGGGCGTTGGGCACCATGCTGCATCAGCTATTCCAGCGCACGTTCTCGGTGGCCAAGGAAGTCCGGTCGCAAACCGCCATAGGCGCCGAGTCGGTTTCGATGGCGGCGGCGGCAGTGCGTTTGGCCGAACGGGTGTTCGGCGATCTGTCGCAAGCCAGCGTGCTGTTCATCGGCGCGGGCGAAATGATCGAGCTCTGTGCCACTCATTTTGCGGCGCTGAAACCCAAGCATGTGGTGGTGGCCAATCGCACGCTGGAGCGCGCCGATTTGCTGGCTTCGCGTTTTACGGCCAAAACCATGAGGCTGGCCGATATCCCCGATAAGCTCGCCGATTTCGATGTCATCGTTTCCTGTACGGCAAGCTCCTTGCCCATCCTCGGCCTGGGGATGGTGGAAAGGGCTACGCGCTTGCGGCGCCATCGCCCCATGGTCATGGTCGATCTGGCGGTGCCGCGCGACATCGAAGCCGAGGTCGGACGCTTGGCCGATGTGTATCTGTATTCAGTCGACGACCTGGGACGCATGGTGCAAAGCGGCACCGATGCGCGCCGTGCCGCCGTGGTGCAGGCCGAGGCGATCATCGAGACGCGGGTGCAGAATTTCATGCACTGGCTGCAAAATCGCGAAATCGTGCCGGCCATTATCGATTTGCATCAGGCGGCCGACCAGGTTCGCCTGGCCGAGCTCGATCGCGCCCGCCGCATGCTGGCGCGCGGCGAATCGCCCGAGCTGGTGCTGGAACAACTGGCCTATGGCCTGACTCAAAAATACCTGCACGGTCCCCTGGCGGCGCTGAATCAAAGCGAAGCGGGCGACGAACGCGAACAATTGCTGGCCTTGCTGCCACGCCTGCTGCCCGATACGAACCGCCGTCGTTAG
- the prfA gene encoding peptide chain release factor 1: protein MKNSMRNRLEQFARRLVEVDAMLAEPEIAGDMDRFRKLSRERAELDPVVEVFAAYTAVEADMQAAQEMLGDPEMKALGEEELKQGKGRLEELDDELQILLLPRDPDDSRSVFLEIRAGTGGDESALFSGDLLRMYTRYAEQQGWKAELMSESASELGGYKEVIARIEGDGVYGRLKFESGAHRVQRVPETETQGRIHTSACTVAVLPEADPQSDIVINSSDLRIDTFRASGAGGQHINKTDSAVRITHLPTGLVVECQDDRSQHRNKDKAMQVLAARLKDKQQQEQHSKEAAQRKSLVGSGDRSERIRTYNYPQGRVTDHRINLTLYKLQQIMEGNLDELTGALLAEHQAELLAALGDE from the coding sequence ATGAAAAATTCCATGCGCAATCGCTTGGAGCAGTTTGCCCGCCGATTAGTCGAAGTCGATGCGATGCTGGCCGAGCCCGAGATCGCCGGCGATATGGATCGCTTTCGCAAGCTGTCGCGCGAACGTGCCGAGCTGGACCCGGTGGTGGAGGTGTTTGCCGCCTACACGGCGGTCGAGGCTGATATGCAGGCCGCGCAGGAAATGCTGGGCGATCCGGAAATGAAAGCCCTGGGTGAAGAAGAACTGAAGCAGGGCAAAGGCAGGCTGGAAGAGCTGGACGACGAGTTGCAGATTCTGCTTTTGCCGCGCGACCCCGACGATAGCCGCAGCGTGTTTCTGGAGATTCGCGCGGGTACGGGCGGCGATGAAAGTGCGCTGTTTTCCGGCGATCTGCTGCGCATGTACACGCGCTATGCCGAGCAACAGGGATGGAAGGCCGAGCTCATGTCCGAAAGCGCCTCGGAATTGGGCGGATACAAAGAGGTGATTGCCCGCATCGAGGGCGATGGCGTGTACGGACGCCTCAAGTTCGAATCGGGGGCGCATCGCGTGCAGCGGGTTCCCGAAACCGAGACGCAAGGGCGGATTCATACCTCGGCGTGCACGGTGGCAGTGTTGCCCGAGGCCGACCCGCAAAGCGATATTGTCATCAATTCCTCGGATTTGCGTATCGATACCTTCCGGGCCAGCGGCGCCGGCGGCCAGCACATCAACAAGACCGACTCGGCCGTGCGCATCACTCACTTGCCTACGGGGCTGGTGGTGGAGTGCCAGGACGACCGGTCGCAGCATCGCAATAAAGACAAAGCCATGCAGGTGCTGGCGGCGCGCCTGAAAGACAAGCAACAGCAGGAACAGCACAGCAAAGAGGCGGCGCAGCGCAAGAGCCTGGTGGGTTCGGGCGACCGTTCGGAGCGGATCCGCACCTATAACTACCCGCAGGGGCGGGTGACCGACCATCGCATCAACCTGACGCTTTACAAGCTGCAGCAAATCATGGAAGGTAATCTGGACGAACTGACCGGCGCATTGCTGGCCGAACACCAGGCCGAGCTGTTGGCGGCACTGGGCGACGAGTAA